Proteins co-encoded in one Acidobacteriota bacterium genomic window:
- a CDS encoding efflux RND transporter periplasmic adaptor subunit, producing the protein MLTRSVSIALRIAASVPFLCFIFTGCQVQRVVATAPPTASVSQVQRRDISNTLTVAGEFQPYQEVELHAKVSGYIRKINVDIGDRVRQGQIIATLEVPELSAQVVAAQAQVRHSQSEIARAQNNVNLAQANHVALHAAFTRLYEASKQRPGLIAEQELDDARAKDQDAEARIGVAKSTLDAAKEQLGISQAEGQRVQSLKDYSVVTAPFNGVVTMRYADVGSLIQAGTASNTQSMPVVRVAQSDLLRLRMPIPEVDVPFIRIGGNVTILLQSTGKQIEGKIIRFTRELNSSTRTMLAEVDVPNTDQALSTGMTAEVTIVLQEQKDALSVPAGAIAKAADGSSYVLAVNAANRVEKIPIVLGIQGPEWVQITHGLQERQLVIVSAQANYRPGQLVVPKQSTISMPGEGGAS; encoded by the coding sequence ATGCTGACACGATCTGTGTCGATTGCACTGCGGATCGCTGCCTCGGTTCCGTTCCTGTGTTTTATCTTCACCGGCTGCCAGGTGCAACGTGTAGTGGCAACCGCGCCGCCGACCGCTTCTGTGAGCCAGGTCCAGCGAAGGGATATCTCAAACACTTTGACCGTGGCGGGCGAGTTTCAGCCGTATCAAGAGGTTGAACTGCATGCAAAGGTTTCGGGATACATTCGCAAGATCAACGTCGACATTGGCGATCGGGTCAGGCAAGGGCAGATCATTGCAACGCTCGAAGTGCCGGAACTGAGCGCGCAGGTAGTGGCTGCCCAGGCACAGGTACGTCATAGCCAGTCAGAGATCGCACGCGCGCAGAACAATGTCAACCTGGCCCAGGCCAATCATGTTGCGCTGCATGCAGCATTTACCCGCCTGTACGAAGCATCAAAACAACGGCCGGGATTGATAGCCGAACAGGAACTGGATGATGCCCGTGCAAAGGACCAGGATGCAGAAGCCCGAATTGGTGTTGCAAAATCCACCCTCGATGCGGCAAAAGAGCAGCTTGGCATCTCTCAGGCAGAGGGCCAGCGGGTGCAATCGCTTAAGGACTACTCCGTTGTAACCGCGCCCTTCAATGGCGTCGTTACGATGCGTTATGCCGATGTCGGCTCGCTAATCCAGGCCGGCACCGCCTCCAATACCCAATCGATGCCCGTCGTGCGAGTGGCACAAAGCGATCTCCTTCGCCTTCGCATGCCCATACCCGAGGTGGACGTTCCCTTCATCAGGATTGGCGGCAATGTTACGATCCTGCTGCAATCGACAGGAAAGCAGATTGAAGGAAAGATCATTCGATTTACACGCGAACTCAACTCGTCCACACGAACCATGCTCGCGGAGGTTGATGTTCCAAACACTGATCAGGCACTCAGCACCGGCATGACGGCAGAAGTGACAATCGTCCTTCAGGAGCAAAAAGACGCCCTCAGTGTACCGGCAGGTGCAATCGCCAAAGCGGCCGACGGTAGCTCCTATGTGTTGGCTGTAAACGCAGCCAATCGAGTGGAGAAGATTCCTATCGTGCTGGGAATTCAAGGCCCGGAGTGGGTACAGATTACCCACGGCCTTCAAGAGCGGCAGTTGGTCATTGTCTCGGCGCAGGCGAATTATCGGCCTGGACAACTTGTCGTTCCGAAGCAAAGCACCATCAGCATGCCAGGCGAAGGAGGAGCATCGTAA
- a CDS encoding efflux RND transporter permease subunit, whose product MSSFAIKYPFFILMMCLFVMVVGITAVTSMPVDLFPGVNIPVVVVATFYAGMPPQQIESDITNSYERFFTLGSGIDHIESRSLPGVSLIKIYFQPGTDANAAVSNISNLAMANLRRLPPGTLPPVVLKFDAANLPVCLITLKGQGLNQTQLKDLAQFTVRNQVANVPGASVPQPYGGRYRQIMVYVDPIKLEAHQMSVMDVVDSLNKSNLILPAGDVRIGMKDYNIYANSQVPVVDQINDLPLKTVGNASVMVADIGKAVDGGQLQTNIVRVDGQHSVYIPVLKQGGNSNTITIVNGVKKAVSELLDIPSVLKTDVVFDQSAFVKIAVKNVINEGTIGLALTALMILLFLGNVRATIAVLISIPISVLATFLGLNFDGSSINTMVLGGLALALSRLIDNSVVVLENIFRHMEMGESPTEASIKGGAEVQLAVLAATVSTSIVFFPVLMLYGVSKYLFTALALAVVIALFASYFVAMTVVPLFCSLFITIDPSHVGHVPSEKQIQDAAPNQRNIRFFRVIVDKFNLVFRRLEGWYISKVNAALHNAGMVTALISLAVLISFAAYPILGKAFFPRTDPGQFVVNVKVPAGTRIEVTDDYVSKMEQDIRSVVSPEDLNMIVSNIGITPDLSAIYTSNSGMHTAFIQVSLKEDHKTGSYAYMQKVREKLAADFPDVSAYFQAGGLVDSVVNQGKPAPIDIQIGGRDLKEAYALAKSAAAQIRQLSSVNDVLVPQDLDYPGLELNINRPQTALLGITPKDVVGNVITALTSDGMIAPSFWVDPKSGNSYMLTVQYPENQIQTLTDFRQIPLRSPNGLHTTPLQSVASVKEINTPTEVDHYQLRRVIDIYVMPKSESLNAVEKQVQSIVDRMDKPGGITVNIRGTIRDMQESFTSFGIGLLLAVVLVYLILMAQFASFSDPFIILLAIPPGISGALIFLWATGSTLNVMSLMGLVMTAGIAVSNSILIVEFTGTLRKQGKSIREALIESCKARLRPILMTSLATILGMIPMALALEPGSEQYAPLARAILGGLTVSVVVTIFLVPTAYLLIHRNDDQLVSQGEA is encoded by the coding sequence ATGTCCTCCTTCGCAATTAAGTATCCGTTTTTCATCCTGATGATGTGTCTGTTTGTGATGGTGGTCGGCATCACAGCAGTAACAAGCATGCCGGTCGATCTGTTTCCCGGCGTCAACATTCCAGTCGTCGTCGTGGCGACGTTCTATGCGGGAATGCCTCCACAGCAAATCGAATCTGATATCACCAACAGCTATGAGCGGTTCTTCACGCTGGGTAGCGGCATCGACCACATTGAATCGCGCTCTTTGCCCGGCGTAAGCCTTATCAAGATTTACTTTCAGCCCGGTACAGATGCAAACGCAGCAGTCAGCAATATCTCTAACCTTGCGATGGCCAACCTGAGGCGGTTGCCGCCGGGCACTCTTCCGCCGGTCGTTCTGAAGTTCGATGCCGCCAATCTTCCCGTATGTCTCATCACACTGAAGGGCCAGGGCCTGAACCAAACACAATTGAAGGACCTGGCACAGTTCACTGTGCGCAATCAGGTAGCCAATGTTCCCGGAGCATCCGTTCCGCAACCCTATGGCGGGCGCTACCGCCAGATCATGGTCTACGTCGATCCGATCAAACTCGAAGCTCACCAGATGAGCGTCATGGATGTAGTCGATTCGTTGAACAAGTCGAACCTCATCCTTCCGGCGGGCGATGTGCGCATCGGCATGAAGGACTACAACATCTACGCCAACAGTCAGGTACCAGTGGTAGATCAAATCAACGATCTCCCTCTGAAGACAGTTGGCAACGCTTCAGTCATGGTCGCCGATATCGGCAAGGCAGTTGACGGAGGCCAATTACAAACCAACATCGTTCGCGTAGACGGCCAGCACTCCGTCTACATCCCGGTGCTCAAACAAGGTGGAAATTCCAACACCATCACGATTGTCAACGGCGTAAAGAAAGCTGTCAGTGAATTGCTCGACATACCCTCCGTCTTGAAGACAGACGTAGTATTCGATCAATCTGCGTTTGTAAAGATCGCCGTGAAGAACGTAATCAACGAAGGGACCATAGGTCTCGCTCTCACTGCGTTGATGATCCTTCTCTTTCTCGGAAACGTGCGCGCAACGATTGCAGTCCTGATATCCATCCCCATCTCGGTCCTGGCCACCTTTCTAGGTCTCAATTTTGATGGAAGCTCGATCAACACGATGGTGCTCGGCGGACTTGCGCTTGCACTGTCTCGCCTCATCGATAACTCGGTTGTGGTGCTCGAAAACATCTTCCGCCATATGGAGATGGGAGAGTCTCCTACCGAAGCTTCGATCAAGGGCGGCGCGGAGGTACAGCTCGCTGTGCTGGCTGCGACCGTCAGCACCAGCATTGTCTTCTTTCCCGTTCTCATGCTCTACGGTGTTAGCAAGTACCTTTTCACGGCGCTGGCCCTGGCAGTCGTTATCGCTCTCTTCGCGTCGTACTTCGTAGCCATGACTGTAGTACCCCTCTTTTGCTCGTTGTTCATCACAATCGACCCAAGTCATGTAGGACACGTGCCGTCGGAAAAACAGATCCAGGATGCTGCCCCCAATCAACGAAACATCCGCTTCTTCCGAGTCATCGTGGACAAATTCAATCTAGTATTCCGCAGACTCGAGGGCTGGTACATCTCTAAAGTCAATGCAGCACTTCACAATGCCGGCATGGTCACGGCTCTTATTAGCCTCGCTGTTTTGATTAGCTTCGCAGCATACCCAATCCTGGGGAAGGCCTTCTTTCCGCGAACCGACCCCGGTCAATTCGTTGTGAATGTAAAAGTGCCAGCCGGCACGCGAATCGAAGTGACCGACGACTATGTCTCAAAGATGGAACAGGACATTCGCAGCGTGGTATCACCGGAAGATTTGAATATGATCGTCTCTAATATCGGCATCACACCCGATCTGTCCGCTATTTATACATCCAACTCCGGCATGCACACGGCTTTTATCCAGGTCAGCCTGAAGGAGGACCATAAAACGGGAAGTTACGCCTACATGCAGAAGGTACGCGAGAAACTGGCCGCTGACTTTCCAGATGTGTCTGCATACTTCCAGGCTGGTGGACTTGTCGATTCTGTCGTCAATCAGGGAAAGCCGGCGCCAATCGATATTCAAATAGGTGGACGGGATTTGAAGGAAGCTTATGCTCTCGCGAAAAGCGCTGCGGCACAGATCAGGCAGCTATCCTCAGTCAACGATGTGCTCGTACCGCAAGACCTCGACTACCCCGGACTGGAATTGAATATCAACAGGCCACAGACGGCTCTTCTAGGAATTACCCCTAAGGATGTCGTAGGCAATGTAATCACCGCCCTGACGTCGGACGGCATGATCGCACCGAGTTTCTGGGTCGATCCTAAGAGCGGCAACAGTTACATGCTGACCGTGCAGTACCCGGAAAATCAGATCCAGACTCTTACAGATTTTCGACAAATCCCACTGCGCTCTCCCAACGGTCTGCATACAACTCCGCTGCAATCGGTGGCAAGCGTTAAGGAGATTAACACGCCAACTGAAGTGGACCACTATCAACTTCGGCGAGTGATTGATATCTACGTCATGCCAAAGTCAGAAAGTCTCAACGCCGTCGAGAAGCAGGTTCAATCCATTGTTGATCGGATGGACAAACCGGGTGGAATTACAGTCAACATTCGCGGAACGATTCGCGATATGCAGGAATCCTTTACCAGCTTTGGCATTGGCCTTCTTCTCGCGGTTGTTCTTGTTTATCTCATCCTGATGGCACAATTTGCTTCATTTTCTGACCCGTTTATTATCCTGCTGGCCATACCTCCGGGCATCTCCGGAGCGCTTATCTTTCTTTGGGCTACTGGCTCGACCTTGAACGTCATGTCCTTGATGGGCCTTGTGATGACCGCGGGAATCGCAGTTTCAAACAGCATTCTGATCGTCGAATTCACAGGTACTTTGCGCAAGCAAGGCAAGTCGATACGCGAAGCGCTGATTGAATCCTGCAAAGCGCGTTTACGTCCCATCTTGATGACAAGCCTGGCAACCATCCTGGGCATGATTCCGATGGCGCTCGCGCTGGAACCGGGAAGCGAACAGTATGCCCCACTGGCCCGAGCCATCCTGGGAGGACTAACCGTCTCAGTGGTCGTCACTATTTTTCTTGTGCCAACGGCATATCTGCTTATCCACCGGAATGATGACCAGCTTGTGAGTCAAGGCGAGGCTTGA